Proteins encoded within one genomic window of Gracilimonas sp.:
- a CDS encoding AMP nucleosidase, whose product MSDTLKLVKDQFSSEEELKKAIDKACDLMEEIYASGKYPKMIVERTWSKHNPVIDGELAQPRAYRWYLKREIERLVANGATVFIKPSREVLPLNNPELFDNLDENEWDITQKKLFLFRAERIDISLDRLQHYTGTKPEDFQRYILFTNYDMHVDVFLEKFPDCKKPSRADVQMPAYHHVLENNSGLTLVNIGVGPSNAKTITDHVGVLRSDAMVMVGHCGGLRNHQDIGDFVLANGYYRADKVLDDLFPIGIPISPNYILNRYLKEVLDQHEMEHRIGTVYTTANRNWEFSKAKSVEEIHQSRSVAIDMESSTVATNGFRYRIPHATLLCVSDKPLHGKPKLSEHAQSFYQNSKEMHLEMVIEAFQMVKDNYPEGLPNSSIRAFNEPLMGGTE is encoded by the coding sequence ATGTCAGATACGCTCAAGTTAGTTAAAGATCAATTTTCTTCGGAAGAAGAACTTAAAAAAGCTATTGATAAAGCGTGCGATTTGATGGAAGAAATTTATGCCTCCGGGAAATATCCCAAAATGATTGTGGAACGTACGTGGAGTAAACATAATCCTGTGATTGATGGAGAACTGGCCCAACCCAGAGCCTACCGGTGGTACCTGAAACGTGAGATAGAACGACTTGTAGCTAACGGTGCTACCGTTTTTATCAAACCTTCTCGTGAAGTGTTGCCATTAAATAACCCTGAACTTTTTGACAATCTGGATGAAAACGAATGGGATATCACCCAAAAGAAATTATTTCTTTTCCGGGCTGAACGAATTGATATATCACTTGACCGACTCCAACATTACACCGGAACCAAGCCTGAGGATTTCCAGCGATATATTCTTTTCACAAACTATGATATGCACGTGGATGTATTCCTCGAGAAATTTCCGGACTGCAAAAAACCTTCAAGAGCAGATGTTCAAATGCCGGCTTACCACCATGTATTAGAGAATAACTCCGGCCTTACCTTAGTCAATATTGGAGTGGGCCCTTCAAACGCTAAAACTATTACCGATCATGTGGGCGTACTCCGTTCCGATGCCATGGTAATGGTTGGGCATTGCGGGGGATTGAGAAATCACCAGGATATTGGAGATTTTGTTTTGGCTAACGGGTACTATCGAGCCGATAAAGTACTGGATGATTTATTTCCGATCGGAATCCCCATCTCTCCAAATTATATCCTGAACCGCTACCTAAAAGAAGTGCTCGACCAGCATGAGATGGAACACCGTATCGGAACGGTTTACACCACGGCTAACAGAAACTGGGAGTTCTCAAAGGCAAAGTCGGTGGAAGAAATTCACCAGAGCCGAAGCGTAGCTATTGATATGGAGTCATCTACTGTGGCCACTAATGGATTTCGTTATCGCATCCCGCACGCTACTCTCCTTTGTGTGAGTGACAAGCCGCTCCACGGAAAACCCAAACTTTCCGAACATGCCCAATCTTTTTACCAAAACTCCAAAGAAATGCATCTGGAAATGGTTATCGAAGCCTTCCAAATGGTCAAGGATAATTATCCGGAAGGACTGCCTAATTCCAGCATCCGCGCCTTTAACGAACCGCTGATGGGTGGGACGGAGTAG
- a CDS encoding redoxin domain-containing protein, with the protein MIETGAKADFDFTIKAVQNGEEKKINFKDLLDKPTIVSVYMKNNTSGCDRQTKDLADEAEWFADKGYNLVAISKDTCGSHKRYAKKQGIDFTLVSDPEYKFGEATDSIVQKKMFGNEYEAPSRSAFVIDTDGTILGIVEKVNTKDHAGELKELVEHLK; encoded by the coding sequence ATGATTGAGACCGGAGCCAAAGCCGATTTTGACTTTACAATAAAAGCTGTTCAAAACGGAGAGGAAAAAAAGATTAATTTTAAAGATTTGCTAGATAAACCGACTATTGTATCCGTATATATGAAGAACAATACCAGCGGTTGTGATCGACAAACGAAAGATCTGGCTGATGAGGCAGAATGGTTTGCCGACAAAGGGTATAATTTAGTGGCCATAAGTAAAGACACCTGCGGGTCTCATAAGAGATATGCAAAGAAGCAGGGAATCGACTTCACGCTTGTTTCAGATCCGGAATATAAATTTGGTGAAGCCACGGATTCCATTGTTCAGAAAAAAATGTTTGGCAATGAATATGAAGCACCTTCACGTTCGGCCTTTGTTATTGATACAGATGGTACTATTTTGGGAATTGTCGAAAAAGTAAATACCAAAGACCACGCCGGAGAGTTAAAAGAGCTGGTCGAACATTTGAAATAA
- a CDS encoding NUDIX hydrolase — MKLESEDLSAVFSIIDAPDWMNVIPLTPNNEIVLVEQYRYGIEQPTLELPGGMVDPGEMPEETAKRELLEETGYEGSDWEYLGKVSSNPAFLANYTHLYVVKNCHKVQEQNLDGNERINVHTMPLDDFLEMVKEGTVHHSLVVAAVAKFLLWRR; from the coding sequence ATGAAATTAGAGTCGGAAGATCTTTCGGCTGTGTTTTCTATTATTGATGCACCGGATTGGATGAATGTGATTCCGCTCACACCCAATAACGAGATCGTTTTGGTGGAGCAATATCGTTATGGCATTGAGCAGCCAACCCTGGAACTTCCGGGCGGGATGGTAGATCCGGGAGAAATGCCGGAAGAAACTGCAAAACGCGAATTATTAGAAGAAACAGGGTACGAAGGAAGTGATTGGGAATATTTGGGGAAAGTGAGTTCAAACCCGGCTTTCCTTGCAAATTATACGCATTTATACGTAGTTAAAAACTGCCATAAGGTTCAGGAGCAGAATTTGGATGGTAACGAGCGTATTAATGTACACACAATGCCGCTGGATGATTTTTTAGAAATGGTGAAAGAGGGTACGGTTCATCATTCATTGGTAGTGGCCGCCGTGGCTAAGTTTTTGCTGTGGAGAAGGTAA
- a CDS encoding HU family DNA-binding protein: MTKSEVLKKLATELDLTQADTEKLYDSFVEGLTKLLSNDKGFTLPGLGSFHAEVRPEHKSYNPHYEQMMLIPPKKVVHFNQSSTLKDKINEAADE, translated from the coding sequence ATGACGAAATCGGAGGTACTAAAAAAATTGGCTACTGAGCTTGATTTGACGCAAGCAGATACGGAAAAACTATATGATTCTTTTGTGGAAGGGTTAACCAAGCTTCTTTCTAATGATAAAGGATTTACTTTACCCGGGTTAGGCAGTTTTCATGCGGAGGTGCGCCCCGAACATAAGTCATATAACCCTCATTATGAGCAAATGATGCTTATCCCACCCAAAAAAGTGGTCCATTTTAACCAAAGCAGTACGCTTAAGGATAAAATAAATGAGGCTGCTGATGAGTAA
- the fahA gene encoding fumarylacetoacetase, which produces MLKAFIDVPTDSHFPLQNLPYGAYQTTDGEIHLCSAIGEFIVDLFVLDEEGLFDGPELNNQFVFQDSTLNYFMSLGKPAWIEARTTLQKLLSENNPRLRDDASLRERVFKKREEAEMVLPVQIGDYTDFYSSEQHARNVGSMFRDPENALLPNWKHLPVGYHGRASSVVISGTSLHRPKGQIIPQDAEEPVFGPSSLLDFELEVGFFTGPGNNLGEPVPVDKAKDHIFGLVLVNDWSARDIQKWEYQPLGPFLAKNWATSISPWIVTMEALEPFRAELPAQDPKPLDYLFQEKPTTFNINLEVFLKTEQTDIPQMICSSNFRNLYWSMTQQLAHHTITGCNIQPGDLYGSGTISGPEAHSFGSLLELAWKGTKPIKLTSGEERTFLEDGDEVIMTGFAQGKGYKVGFGEVRGKILPAR; this is translated from the coding sequence ATGCTCAAAGCTTTTATCGACGTACCGACAGACTCTCATTTTCCCCTCCAGAATTTACCTTATGGAGCGTATCAAACCACGGATGGAGAAATCCATTTATGTTCAGCCATTGGCGAGTTTATTGTTGATTTGTTTGTGCTGGATGAAGAAGGTCTTTTTGATGGGCCTGAATTGAATAATCAATTTGTATTTCAAGACTCTACCTTGAATTATTTTATGAGTCTTGGTAAACCGGCATGGATCGAAGCCAGAACAACACTTCAGAAATTGCTTTCGGAGAATAATCCCCGCCTGAGAGATGATGCATCACTTCGGGAGCGTGTCTTTAAAAAGCGGGAGGAAGCAGAAATGGTGCTTCCTGTCCAAATAGGGGATTACACTGATTTTTACTCTTCGGAACAGCATGCCCGAAATGTAGGTAGCATGTTTCGCGATCCTGAAAATGCCCTGCTGCCAAACTGGAAACATTTGCCGGTTGGGTACCACGGACGAGCCAGTTCAGTTGTGATCAGTGGAACCAGCTTACATCGTCCAAAAGGCCAAATTATTCCACAGGATGCTGAAGAGCCTGTATTTGGGCCTTCCAGCTTATTAGATTTTGAATTAGAAGTGGGGTTCTTCACCGGTCCCGGCAATAATCTGGGAGAGCCTGTTCCCGTGGATAAAGCAAAGGATCATATCTTTGGGTTGGTTTTGGTTAATGACTGGAGTGCCCGTGACATTCAAAAATGGGAATATCAGCCATTGGGGCCATTTCTTGCAAAAAACTGGGCGACTTCAATTTCACCGTGGATCGTCACTATGGAAGCACTCGAGCCGTTCCGCGCAGAACTCCCTGCCCAGGATCCCAAGCCGTTGGACTATCTCTTTCAGGAAAAACCAACGACTTTTAATATTAACCTGGAGGTATTCCTGAAAACCGAACAAACGGATATTCCTCAAATGATCTGTTCCTCCAATTTCCGGAATTTGTATTGGAGCATGACTCAACAGTTGGCACACCATACCATCACCGGTTGCAATATTCAGCCCGGTGATCTTTATGGTTCCGGGACTATCAGCGGCCCCGAAGCACATTCATTTGGGAGTTTGCTTGAACTTGCCTGGAAAGGAACCAAACCCATAAAACTTACTTCCGGCGAAGAACGCACCTTCCTTGAAGATGGCGATGAAGTGATCATGACCGGATTTGCCCAAGGCAAAGGTTATAAGGTTGGTTTTGGAGAGGTCAGGGGGAAAATTTTACCGGCTAGATGA
- a CDS encoding HU family DNA-binding protein, whose translation MSNKVTYAEIIEALSGATGFSKQKSEAFSKALIARIKGELQENGKASITNFGSFKVKEVAERQGQNPQTGEPIIIPAHKRVSFTPYKALREEVNAAYAYLESELIEEKEKPVQASPELPKTESEPEPKPESGEKSEKKPEQEFESVFETESKEGPELNVEREAKPKPEVFAPKAKPRERTKGKNTGLIMVAILTLSIVAIGSIWFLLSSDEEELASEQSAVEQSQDPDAAAEVEEVVDEGGEAEEIVPEEEESEPEEVTEASLPSSESVAPKQSENVNAYTVKEDEWYWVIARNAYGKPYFWPLIFEHNFTTDTHPDSLEKNVELGVPVLEGTAEAPTKGDYRKLASAAKMVSEAYQKHGRTDKAEEYARFARRWERAGM comes from the coding sequence ATGAGTAATAAAGTCACATATGCTGAAATTATTGAAGCTCTTTCCGGTGCTACCGGCTTCAGCAAACAGAAAAGTGAGGCTTTTTCAAAGGCATTGATTGCCCGGATTAAAGGGGAGCTTCAGGAAAATGGAAAAGCTTCGATTACGAATTTTGGAAGCTTTAAAGTAAAAGAGGTAGCTGAGCGACAGGGACAAAATCCCCAAACCGGTGAACCCATTATTATTCCGGCGCATAAACGTGTTTCTTTCACACCCTATAAAGCACTCCGTGAAGAGGTAAATGCTGCGTATGCATACCTTGAATCGGAATTAATTGAAGAAAAGGAAAAACCGGTTCAGGCATCACCTGAACTTCCGAAAACGGAATCGGAGCCGGAACCAAAGCCGGAATCAGGTGAGAAGTCAGAAAAGAAGCCTGAGCAGGAATTTGAATCGGTATTTGAAACCGAGTCAAAAGAGGGACCAGAGCTGAATGTGGAGAGGGAGGCAAAACCGAAACCGGAAGTATTTGCACCTAAAGCCAAGCCCAGGGAACGAACCAAAGGGAAAAATACCGGTCTGATTATGGTAGCGATATTGACTTTGTCAATAGTGGCTATTGGGTCTATTTGGTTTTTGCTGAGTTCGGACGAGGAGGAATTGGCTTCAGAACAATCTGCGGTAGAACAATCTCAGGATCCGGACGCTGCTGCTGAAGTTGAAGAAGTGGTAGACGAAGGTGGTGAGGCAGAAGAAATCGTGCCTGAGGAAGAAGAATCGGAACCTGAAGAAGTAACAGAGGCGTCTCTGCCCTCATCGGAATCAGTTGCCCCGAAACAGTCTGAGAATGTAAATGCGTATACGGTAAAAGAAGATGAATGGTATTGGGTCATTGCCAGAAACGCATATGGGAAGCCGTATTTTTGGCCTCTTATTTTTGAACATAATTTCACTACAGATACTCATCCGGATTCACTTGAAAAGAATGTAGAATTAGGAGTTCCTGTATTAGAAGGCACGGCAGAAGCACCAACAAAAGGCGACTACCGTAAGCTTGCATCAGCCGCCAAAATGGTTTCGGAGGCATATCAGAAGCATGGCAGAACCGATAAGGCAGAAGAATATGCTCGTTTTGCACGAAGATGGGAACGAGCAGGAATGTAG
- the radC gene encoding DNA repair protein RadC has translation MNFEESFSVENFHKRTVKDMLPDEQPREKLMNYGADSLSDSELLAILIRTGTKKLNVIDTAKALLDQFGGLHNLVRKDWQALKVIPGIAKVKAITLEAAFELARRLQVASLGEEIQITSPEDVNAYFAPKLRHLTKETFIVGFLNNSKKLMGFSKISNGGKTATIVDTAEVMRQAVLNEANSIVLVHNHPSGHNKASTADIQLTKRIAECGKIFGIPVDDHVIIAGYDFVSLRSEGLF, from the coding sequence ATGAACTTTGAAGAATCCTTCTCCGTAGAAAACTTCCATAAGCGCACTGTCAAAGATATGCTCCCCGATGAGCAGCCCCGGGAAAAACTTATGAATTATGGAGCCGACTCCCTTTCTGACTCCGAACTCCTTGCTATCCTAATCCGCACGGGCACCAAAAAACTGAATGTGATTGACACCGCCAAAGCCCTGCTTGATCAATTTGGAGGGTTGCATAACCTAGTGCGCAAAGACTGGCAAGCCTTAAAGGTGATTCCCGGCATCGCCAAAGTAAAAGCCATCACGCTGGAGGCGGCCTTTGAACTTGCCCGACGCCTGCAGGTAGCGTCACTGGGAGAAGAAATCCAGATCACTTCTCCCGAAGATGTGAATGCCTACTTTGCGCCAAAACTTCGTCATCTCACCAAAGAAACTTTCATCGTCGGCTTTCTGAATAACAGCAAAAAGCTGATGGGTTTTTCAAAGATCAGCAACGGCGGAAAAACAGCCACCATCGTGGATACAGCCGAGGTTATGCGGCAGGCCGTTCTTAACGAAGCCAACTCCATCGTATTAGTCCACAACCATCCCTCCGGGCATAACAAAGCTTCCACTGCCGACATCCAGCTCACCAAGCGCATCGCCGAATGTGGAAAAATATTTGGGATTCCTGTTGATGACCATGTGATTATCGCCGGGTATGATTTTGTGAGTTTAAGAAGTGAAGGACTGTTTTAA
- the topA gene encoding type I DNA topoisomerase, with the protein MKSLVIVESPTKTKTIKKYLPDGYVVDSSMGHIRDLPSSAKEIPAKYKKESWSNLGINVDDRFDPLYVVPSSKKKVVTRLKKLLKDADELILATDEDREGEAISWHLMEILKPKVPVKRMVFREITKEAVLNALENTRDIDMNLVHAQETRRILDRLAGYTVSPLLWKKISPGLSAGRVQSVAVEFLVERERERMKFKSATYYDLKAQLHKEGDKDKFDADLTHLNEKRLASGKDFDENTGKLKKPDSVVLLDEDKAKGLVDDLKEAKWSVINVDVKTQKRNPAPPFITSTLQQEANRKFGFSARDTMSVAQKLYEKGFITYMRTDSTQLSGQAIGAARDAVTEEYGEEYLFERVRNYSKKGKSAQEAHEAIRPSGSRFVKPDKAGLRDREFKLYDLIWKRTIATQMAEAELEFTNVTIRATNNGTDADFRAGGKKILFPGFFRAYVEGSDDPEAALENQENFLPSMSEGDSTALDDLNFVSHETKPPARFTEATLVKELEKRGVGRPSTYASIISTIQDRGYAKGDGKTLIPTFTAFAVSSLLEKHFPDLVDSDFTSLLEDKLDAVAAGTQDPVQYLEDYYKGENGLKAKVDTQEDKIDPQEAKLLDLPLDGLEGIKVAVGRFGPYARMEKNGEDVTTSLPNDMDPSDITLEKLESLIKMSEEEDKPIGKDPETGEPIFLLSGRYGPYVQRGEVTEENKKPKRVSLLKDMKPEDVDLELALKLLELPRPLGDHPETGKVVKAGVGRYGPFVVHDGKFKSIPKAESVLDIELDRAVELLAQKSKSNRGSNEIKDLGKHPETDKPIKVMTGRYGPYIKHGKKNISLPKGETPEDFTMDKAVDLIKEKGK; encoded by the coding sequence ATGAAAAGTCTCGTAATTGTAGAGTCACCTACAAAAACTAAAACCATTAAGAAATACTTACCTGATGGGTATGTAGTGGACTCTTCCATGGGTCATATTCGGGATCTCCCGTCTTCTGCTAAAGAAATACCTGCCAAGTATAAAAAAGAGAGTTGGTCTAATTTGGGCATTAATGTAGACGATCGTTTTGATCCGCTCTATGTGGTTCCTTCTTCGAAAAAGAAAGTGGTAACCCGGCTCAAAAAATTACTTAAAGATGCCGATGAATTGATTTTGGCTACGGATGAAGACCGGGAAGGAGAAGCAATTTCATGGCATTTGATGGAAATCCTAAAACCTAAGGTTCCGGTAAAACGGATGGTGTTTCGTGAGATTACCAAAGAAGCGGTTTTGAATGCTCTGGAAAATACACGAGATATCGACATGAATTTAGTTCACGCACAGGAAACGCGACGTATTTTGGATCGCCTGGCCGGATATACCGTATCACCGCTGCTGTGGAAAAAGATATCCCCGGGATTATCTGCCGGAAGAGTACAATCGGTAGCGGTTGAGTTTTTGGTGGAACGAGAACGCGAACGCATGAAATTCAAAAGTGCGACCTATTATGATTTGAAGGCGCAGCTTCACAAAGAAGGTGACAAGGATAAGTTTGATGCTGACCTTACTCATCTCAACGAGAAGCGTTTGGCCAGTGGTAAAGATTTTGATGAAAACACCGGAAAGCTTAAAAAGCCGGATTCCGTTGTTCTGCTGGATGAAGATAAAGCCAAAGGACTGGTTGATGACCTGAAAGAAGCCAAATGGTCAGTCATTAATGTGGATGTGAAGACACAAAAGCGAAATCCGGCCCCTCCATTTATTACTTCTACCCTGCAGCAGGAGGCCAACCGTAAGTTTGGATTTTCAGCCAGGGATACCATGAGTGTGGCTCAAAAATTATATGAAAAAGGCTTTATCACCTACATGCGTACCGATTCCACACAGCTATCCGGTCAGGCCATTGGTGCTGCCCGCGATGCAGTGACGGAAGAATACGGCGAAGAATATCTGTTTGAACGCGTTAGAAATTACAGCAAAAAAGGGAAGTCGGCACAGGAAGCTCACGAAGCAATTCGCCCGTCGGGGTCAAGATTTGTGAAGCCTGATAAAGCCGGATTGCGTGATCGCGAATTCAAATTATACGATCTGATCTGGAAGCGAACCATTGCTACTCAGATGGCTGAAGCAGAACTGGAGTTCACCAATGTGACCATCCGCGCTACAAATAATGGAACAGATGCAGACTTTAGGGCTGGTGGTAAAAAGATCTTATTCCCGGGCTTTTTTCGTGCTTATGTTGAAGGAAGTGATGATCCGGAAGCTGCGCTGGAAAATCAGGAAAATTTTCTTCCCTCAATGAGCGAAGGTGATTCAACTGCTTTGGACGACCTTAATTTTGTAAGCCACGAAACCAAACCACCGGCACGTTTTACGGAAGCGACTTTAGTAAAGGAATTAGAAAAAAGAGGAGTAGGACGCCCGAGTACCTATGCCTCTATCATCAGTACAATTCAAGATCGCGGATACGCAAAAGGCGATGGAAAAACATTGATTCCTACCTTTACCGCTTTTGCAGTTTCCTCACTTCTTGAAAAACATTTTCCCGACCTGGTGGACAGTGACTTCACTTCTTTATTGGAAGATAAACTGGATGCCGTAGCTGCCGGAACACAAGATCCGGTACAGTATCTTGAGGATTATTATAAAGGGGAGAATGGTTTGAAAGCTAAAGTGGATACTCAAGAGGATAAAATTGATCCTCAGGAAGCAAAGCTTTTGGACTTACCGTTGGATGGTTTAGAGGGGATTAAAGTAGCAGTAGGACGATTTGGCCCCTATGCCCGCATGGAAAAAAACGGAGAGGATGTAACCACTTCCTTGCCGAATGATATGGATCCAAGTGATATTACCCTGGAGAAATTGGAAAGCCTTATTAAAATGTCAGAGGAAGAAGATAAGCCTATTGGCAAAGATCCTGAAACCGGTGAACCCATCTTTTTACTTTCCGGCCGATATGGCCCTTATGTACAGCGTGGGGAAGTGACGGAAGAAAATAAGAAGCCGAAGCGGGTTTCTTTACTCAAGGATATGAAGCCGGAAGATGTTGATCTGGAATTGGCATTAAAACTGCTGGAACTTCCAAGGCCGTTGGGTGATCATCCTGAAACAGGTAAAGTGGTGAAGGCCGGTGTAGGCAGATATGGTCCGTTTGTAGTTCATGACGGGAAGTTTAAATCTATTCCCAAAGCTGAAAGCGTTCTTGATATTGAATTAGATCGGGCGGTGGAGTTACTTGCTCAAAAATCAAAATCCAACAGGGGTAGTAACGAGATTAAAGACTTGGGGAAACATCCGGAAACTGATAAACCAATTAAAGTTATGACCGGTCGATACGGCCCTTATATCAAGCATGGGAAAAAGAATATCAGCTTGCCGAAGGGCGAAACTCCGGAAGACTTTACCATGGATAAAGCCGTTGATTTGATTAAGGAAAAAGGGAAGTAG
- the hemW gene encoding radical SAM family heme chaperone HemW, with protein sequence MSGLYIHIPFCKQACSYCDFYFVTRQQHKQDFVDELLREIHHKKDTRFTKDPVRTIYFGGGTPSLLSPKQVESILDAIRTVFDLELEEITLEMNPDDVTKDYLSGLKSSGINRASMGVQTFDPDLLDFMHRAHTSEEALACLEILEASAFKVFTTDLIYGNPGQTLSSLEKDIDTLLQFNPPHISAYSLTVEPQTRLGKQVKLGRILPPEDDTVSDHFDLVVDKLETAGIQQYEVSNYAKPGSEAVHNSNYWNHVNYLGLGPGAHSFWWDENKLSAKRWSNEANLKSYLSQGWERPFEPEHLNLSALAEERLMLGLRTKKGVSKKELKSRYDFEFNSGQHLCLQKLEEEGKAKTGEQIQLTKEGLKIADTILLDLVTM encoded by the coding sequence ATGAGCGGTCTTTACATCCATATTCCTTTTTGCAAACAAGCCTGCTCGTACTGCGATTTTTATTTCGTAACCCGTCAGCAACATAAACAGGATTTTGTGGATGAGCTCCTTAGAGAAATTCATCACAAAAAAGACACCCGTTTCACCAAAGACCCGGTTCGCACCATATATTTTGGCGGCGGCACTCCATCTCTCCTCTCCCCCAAACAAGTGGAATCCATCCTTGACGCCATTAGAACTGTCTTTGATTTGGAGCTTGAAGAGATTACGCTGGAAATGAATCCGGATGATGTAACTAAAGACTATTTATCAGGATTGAAATCCTCCGGAATTAACCGCGCCAGCATGGGGGTTCAAACCTTTGATCCGGATTTGCTGGATTTCATGCACCGGGCACACACTTCTGAAGAAGCATTGGCCTGCCTCGAAATCCTGGAAGCCTCCGCGTTTAAGGTTTTTACAACTGATTTGATTTACGGGAATCCCGGACAAACCCTCTCTTCACTCGAAAAAGACATTGACACCCTGCTGCAATTCAATCCGCCTCATATCTCAGCATATTCATTAACTGTTGAGCCACAAACACGCCTGGGCAAGCAAGTAAAATTGGGGCGAATTCTACCACCGGAAGATGACACCGTCTCCGATCATTTCGATTTAGTAGTGGATAAGCTTGAAACAGCCGGTATTCAGCAATATGAAGTAAGCAATTATGCAAAACCCGGCAGCGAAGCGGTTCATAATTCGAATTACTGGAATCATGTGAATTATTTGGGTTTGGGGCCCGGCGCTCATTCATTTTGGTGGGATGAAAATAAACTGTCGGCCAAGCGCTGGAGTAATGAAGCAAACCTCAAATCCTATTTGAGCCAAGGCTGGGAGAGGCCTTTTGAACCTGAGCATCTGAATTTATCTGCTTTGGCCGAAGAGCGCCTAATGCTGGGTTTAAGGACTAAGAAAGGAGTCTCTAAAAAAGAACTAAAATCCCGTTATGACTTTGAGTTTAATTCCGGGCAGCACCTCTGTCTCCAAAAATTAGAGGAAGAAGGAAAAGCTAAAACCGGGGAACAAATTCAATTAACAAAAGAAGGGCTGAAAATTGCTGATACCATTCTGCTGGATTTAGTGACTATGTAA
- a CDS encoding gamma carbonic anhydrase family protein, giving the protein MIYEFLKSSPQFDETVFVAPSADIIGDVTIGKESSIWFNVTIRGDVNYIQIGDKSNVQDNVCIHVMNQTGPTIIGNEVTIGHGAIVHGCTVHDRVLVGMNVTILDEAVVESDVIIAAGSLVPPGKTLESGYMYMGSPAKQTRKLTEEELASIPKYATNYIKYSRAYQQKDQYDENPFYNK; this is encoded by the coding sequence ATGATCTACGAATTTTTAAAGAGCAGTCCTCAATTTGATGAAACTGTTTTTGTTGCTCCGAGTGCTGATATCATCGGTGATGTTACTATTGGAAAAGAAAGCAGCATCTGGTTTAATGTTACAATCCGTGGCGACGTCAATTACATCCAAATTGGAGATAAAAGTAATGTGCAGGATAACGTGTGCATCCACGTGATGAACCAAACCGGTCCGACTATTATCGGGAATGAAGTTACGATAGGGCACGGAGCCATTGTGCACGGGTGTACGGTTCACGACCGCGTACTGGTTGGAATGAATGTGACCATTTTGGATGAAGCGGTGGTAGAATCCGATGTGATAATAGCCGCAGGCTCACTTGTTCCTCCCGGAAAAACACTGGAAAGCGGGTACATGTATATGGGCTCACCCGCCAAACAAACCCGCAAGCTGACGGAAGAAGAGCTGGCTTCCATTCCGAAATATGCCACTAATTACATAAAATATTCCCGCGCTTACCAGCAAAAAGATCAATACGACGAAAATCCTTTTTATAATAAGTAA